A genome region from Triticum aestivum cultivar Chinese Spring chromosome 2B, IWGSC CS RefSeq v2.1, whole genome shotgun sequence includes the following:
- the LOC123040160 gene encoding protein NRT1/ PTR FAMILY 2.9-like, whose product MDAANPDLPQLEQQDNGNGISIEKTTDSSSLDAGHGEPFHNYRGWKAMPYVIGNETFEKLGTIGTLSNLLVYLTTVYHMKSVNAATLLNFFTGSCNLATVLGAFISDTYVGRYTTLAAATIASFVGMVLLTLTSALHSLHPPACISKGQCEGPTPSQLVVLLVSFFFLVIGAGGIRPCNLAFGVDQFDPHTADGRRGITSFFNWYYFTYTVAMMISATVIIYLQSDVSWALGLAVPAVLMGLSCAVFFMGTRLYVRISPEGSPFTSFTQVLVAAFRKRHLRQNNNTVELFDPPHRSKLVAKLAYTDQFTCLDKAAMQTTEDVVCSDGKTLADPWRLCTMQQVEEVKCLARVIPVWSSGIVYFVVITQLGTYIVFQAEQTDRRISNSASFKIPEGSFVIFQMFALTIWIPVYDRLVVPALRRFTKREGGITQLQRIGVGLVLSVVTMLVSAAVEHRRRRTAMMSCFWLVPQQLLVGLSEAFTVVGLTEFYYRQFPENMKSVAGALFFLGVAVASFASGLMVTLVHRVTRRRDGRPDWLAQDLNEGRVDLFYLVTAAIAAANLIYFVACARWFRFNKSADGAHASNAIELDEGPNKAACGGHLA is encoded by the exons ATGGACGCCGCTAACCCTGATCTGCCGCAGCTGGAGCAGCAGGACAATGGCAATGGCATCAGCATAGAGAAGACGACTGACTCATCATCGCTTGACGCCGGCCATGGCGAGCCCTTCCACAACTACCGCGGATGGAAGGCCATGCCTTACGTCATAG GGAATGAGACTTTTGAGAAACTTGGCACGATCGGGACACTATCGAACTTGCTCGTGTACCTGACAACAGTGTACCACATGAAGAGCGTCAATGCTGCCACCCTCCTCAACTTCTTCACCGGCAGCTGCAACCTCGCCACCGTCCTGGGCGCCTTCATCAGCGACACCTACGTCGGCCGCTACACCACCCTGGCGGCCGCCACCATCGCCTCCTTCGTCGGCATGGTCCTACTCACCCTCACTTCCGCGCTCCACTCCCTCCACCCTCCTGCCTGCATCTCCAAAGGCCAATGTGAGGGCCCCACCCCCTCCCAGCTTGTTGTGCTCCTtgtgtccttcttcttcctcgttatCGGGGCCGGCGGCATCCGCCCATGCAACTTGGCATTCGGGGTTGACCAGTTTGATCCACACACCGCCGATGGACGGCGTGGCATCACTAGCTTCTTCAACTGGTACTACTTCACCTACACTGTCGCCATGATGATCTCTGCCACTGTCATCATCTACCTCCAAAGCGATGTCAGCTGGGCGCTAGGACTCGCTGTGCCTGCAGTGCTCATGGGCCTCTCATGCGCCGTCTTCTTCATGGGCACACGCCTCTACGTCCGCATCAGCCCGGAGGGTAGCCCATTCACCAGCTTCACACAGGTCCTCGTTGCTGCCTTCCGCAAGCGCCACCTCCGACAAAATAACAACACCGTCGAGTTGTTTGACCCGCCGCACAGGAGCAAGCTCGTCGCCAAGCTGGCATACACTGACCAGTTCACGTGCCTTGACAAGGCGGCCATGCAGACCACAGAGGACGTGGTCTGCTCCGACGGGAAGACGTTGGCAGACCCGTGGCGGTTGTGCACGATGCAACAGGTGGAGGAGGTGAAGTGCCTAGCGCGTGTCATCCCGGTATGGTCATCAGGAATTGTATACTTCGTGGTGATCACCCAGCTAGGCACCTACATCGTGTTCCAGGCGGAGCAGACCGATCGCCGGATTAGCAACTCCGCCAGCTTCAAGATCCCCGAGGGCTCCTTCGTCATCTTCCAAATGTTCGCCCTCACGATCTGGATCCCCGTGTACGACCGGCTGGTGGTGCCGGCGCTCCGCCGCTTCACTAAGCGCGAAGGCGGCATCACCCAGCTCCAGCGGATCGGCGTTGGGCTGGTGCTCTCTGTGGTGACTATGCTGGTGTCTGCAGCGGTGGAGCATCGGCGGCGCCGGACGGCCATGATGTCATGCTTCTGGCTGGTACCACAACAGCTGTTGGTGGGGCTGTCGGAGGCGTTCACAGTCGTCGGGCTGACCGAGTTCTACTATAGGCAGTTCCCGGAGAACATGAAGAGCGTGGCGGGGGCGCTCTTCTTCCTGGGTGTCGCGGTGGCGAGCTTCGCGAGCGGGCTCATGGTGACACTGGTGCACCGGGTGACCAGGAGACGGGACGGGCGGCCGGACTGGCTGGCGCAGGACCTGAACGAGGGAAGGGTTGACTTGTTCTACCTCGTCACCGCCGCTATAGCTGCCGCCAACCTCATCTACTTCGTGGCCTGCGCACGGTGGTTCAGGTTCAACAAGTCCGCCGACGGCGCCCATGCTAGCAATGCCATCGAGCTTGACGAAGGCCCAAACAAGGCTGCATGCGGTGGCCATTTAGCTTAA